A window of Candidatus Nealsonbacteria bacterium genomic DNA:
ATATTGAGAATAGTAATATTTTTACATCTTTTATATAGCTTATATATGATAGCTCTAGCGGCTCCTCCCGCACCAAGGACAACTATTTTGTCATTTCCCCCAACTTTTTTTAATTTTTTTTCTATGGCTAATATTGCTCCCTTTGCATCGGTATTGTGGCCAATGAATTTGTTATTTTTAAAAACAACGGTGTTGACTGCCCCAATTTTTCGAGCTGCGCCGTCTATCTTGTCCAAATATTTAATAACGCTTATCTTATAGGGTAGTGTTATGTTTACACCCCTGAATTTAAGATTATTTAAAGAACTAAGAGAGGTTTTTAGCTCGGATAATGACTCTACTTCGATTTTTAGATGAGCATACTCTAAACTAGCAGTTTCGGCCAACATTTCAAATAATGCTGGTGATATACTGTGATCTACTGGCTTACCTAATAATGCAGAATAATACATAGTATTTAGCTATTAATTTAAAATTATTATGTTAAAATATAGCATTTTTAGATCAAAAAGTCAACTAACCAACTATTGACAATAGGGGCTTTAATGTGCTATTAATTATTTAGGATGAACCTTAAAAATCAAACATAGAGGAGGTATAACAGTGCTACAGATAACGGTTACTAACAGTAATTTCAGCATGGACAGATGTAAAGTCGAAATAGTTGAAAGGAAAGGCATCGGTCACCCTGATTGCCTCGCAGATGGAGTGGCGGAGGCCATTTCTGCGGAATATTCTCGCTATTGTCTGGATCAATTTGGCGCTGTCTTGCATCATAACGTTGATAAAATAGCTTTTATCGGCGGTGAAGCGAGTGTTGGCTTTGGGGAGGGCGAAATGATTACTCCGGTAAAGTTAATACTCAATGGAAGAATGAGCGTGAGTTTTGGTGGGAAAACAATTGACTATGTTGAAATACAGAAAAAAGCCGCTAAAGAATATCTTCAGTCGGTTCTTCCTCATTTCAACGTAGAAGAATGGTTAGGGTTTATTACTCTGACTAATTCTTTTTCCCATCTTTCAACTTGGTTCAAGCCGATGTCATTAGATGATATTCCAGATTACAAAAAGCCACATGCAAATGACACAGCATGCTGCGTTGGCTACTGGCCACTATCATTGACCGAAACTTTGGTCCTCGAACTGGAAAATTTCTTTTATTCTGAAACCGGAGAACCCCACTTTAACTTTATTGGACAAGATATCAAGATTATGGCGACAAGAAGAGGTCGCCGTATTGATGTCACGATGTGTATACCATTCATATCTCTTGAGACACCGAACCTTAACTTTTATAAGGAGCAATTAACAGAGATAAAGACCATGCTTCTAGATAAAAGCCGTGAGGTGTTGGGTGACGAGTATGAGGCATCTTTGGAGATCAATACAGCAGATAATCTAATCGAAGGTGACTACTACTTGTTACTTTCTGGAACCGCCTTGGAGGGTGGCGAAGAAGGGGCTGTGGGTCGAGGAAATAGGATTAATGGCCTTATTCCTTGTATGAGACCCTATACAATGGAGTCTCCTTTCGGCAAGAACCCGAATTACCATGTCGGTAAAGTTTATGGATATCTAGCTAACCAAGCGGCGAAAGCAATTGCTGAGGAGCTAGAATGTGAGTGCTGCGTTTACATTGTTACAGTAAACGGAGATTCATTGAAGCCACCAAGGCATCTCATCGTGGACCTTGATCAGCCGCGTGATTCTTCCGCGGTTAATCGAATACTTGAAAGAGAAATTTTGGAGGCCGACTATCTTTCAGCCCTTGTTCGTAAACAGGCGATATCTCCGAGATTAAGGAGGCGATAATTATGAGTAGCCAAGCAAAGTTTCTCTGCAGTTTATGGCAAGGAAAACACGGTGTAGATATCTACAGTAGCACACAGAGGATACTTCCTTCGTTAAAAAATGCCGACTTAGTGGCGTTTATTCCTGGCTATACCTGTAAGCAAGATCTAATTAATGCTGGCTACTCGATTTGCTACTACGACCAGGAAAAATTTTCATTAACCTGCTCAGCAGATAACAAATCGGTTGTAGTCACTGGAGACCTTGAGCTGATCGTGAATGGCGAGGTCATTCCGTATCTTGCTTACGCCCTCTTAGAGATGCAAAGACAGGCAGCAGGACAGACTAGCGTACATACGGCAGCTGTGTCACTAAATGGGCGAGGTGTGCTCCTTATGGGTAAAGAAGGGGCAGGCAAGACGTCGATGGCTCTTCATCTCTGTTGCGAATACGGATACAAGCTAGTAGCAAACGATATTGCGATTATCGGCTATGATAGAGGCCAAACCTTCATTTATGAGGGAACCAAATTCTTCTGGTTGAGGCTTGATCCAATGGAAAAGCATCATCCAGATCTCGTTAAATTCTTCCTTTCTTCCGGTGATAGAGACCCATGGACAAACCGAACTATTGTGCACCCCCATCAAATAGGAGTGGAGATTGAGACCGAAACAGTACCTATCGCTGCCGTATTCTTCTTACATGTTTACGAATCGGCGGCGAAGTTACACGTTGAAAGATCGCTGAATAGGTGGCCCCATTTGTATTTGTATGAGAATTTCTCGAGATATATCCGTCGAACTTGTTCGCCAATGATGGGCGGAAAAGACTTTCACTACCTTGCTTATTTACCCTCACTAGATACTCCCGACTTTCATGCCAACCGTGTAAAGATCATAGACCATTTCATTGAAGATATTGGTATTTACTATGTGGCTGGGCAATTAAAGGACATTGGAAGTACAATTAACCAAGCGATTTCCTAACCATAAGAAGGGACACTAAGATGGTTAATGCCGACAGACAAAAAAGTAGACAAATAGATGGTTGAAAAAATTGACATCAAACCACAAAGTTCAGTTGTACCTACAACAACTGATCACTTCTTAAAGGGTAGTCGTCTTTGAACGATTACCCCTTTTTATTTTGTAAATTTCTGATATAATTTGGTTATGAGATGCTTGTTTTGCAACATAATTAAAGGTCAGAAGGAAGCGTTCAAGGTTTGGGAAAACCGTGATTTTATATTGTTTCTTGATGTAAAACCAATCAATCCTGGCCACGTCATTCTTATTACCAAAAAATACATAAGGGATGTATTTTCTGTACCAGAACCGTTGTACGGCAGAATGTTTCAAACAGTGAAGAGAATTGCTCGAGTGTTGAAAAAACTCACATCAGCGAAACGCATCGGGCTAGCAATTGAGGGTTTTGGAGCTCCACACGTCCACATCCACTTGGTACCTGTCAATAAAGGAAACGAACTTAACCCATTAAGAGCAAGGAAGGTTGCGGAGAAAAAGCTACGGAGTATGCAAAGTGAATTTGCCAGCCGCTTCAAAAGATTAAAGTAAAGACTTAGTTTTTCTTATTGGCGGATTTGTATAGATAAGAGGATGGCTAAGGCCAAACCTCTTTTTTGTTTGTCTTGAAACGGGAATAGTAGTAAAATAGTAGAAAGATTATGATAATCAATAAAATCTTAAAACAACTTACGCCGGAGAGGGTGAAAAAAGAGGTTGAGGCAATTCAGAAAATTAAGCTGCCGCCGAAGCTTCAAAAATGGGTAAAGGAATACGAAAAAGTAGGGGATAGGGATGAGTTTATTTGGAAGTGGACATATAGGATTGTTCAAATAATTACTTTACCTACTATAATTAGAAAATATCAGAAATCTGTATGGGAGATTAAAACCTTAATTTTGATTATGTTTGCAGTTCTCTTAAATGATGCTGCTGATAAATTGCAAAATAAAGTTCTTTTAAATGAATTAATGAAAATTCCATTTTTGGAAAACTGTATAAAATTTGGCTATTTAAATCAAAAAGAGAAAAAATACCTTTTTTTTACTAAAAAATTGTGGAATTATATATCGCATACAATAAAAAGATACCCGCGATATAAAGAATTTAAAGATATTTTCAATTTTGACATCGTTCAAGTCCTCAGCGGCTCCCAGCACGACTATCTTATTACAAAAAATTATTATTTTATTAATAAAACGGAGTATTGGCTGTACCCACCTCACACCATGGTGGCTATAGTCAGTGGCATGCTTGATTTAATGTGTTCTTCTAAGTTCAATATTCAAGAGTTGAGAATAATAAGAGAAGTTCTCTGGCAAGCTCAAAAAATGGCAAGAATTGGTAATTGGCTCAGTAGCTGGAAAAAAGAAATAGAAGAGGAAGATTTTACTAGCGGGGTTTTTGCTTATGCAATAGATTCTGGTGCGTTGTCTGTTAATGATTTCAAAAAGGAGAATAAATTAGAAATTATAAAAAAGATTGAAAGTTCAAAAATTGAAAAAAAATTATTAAAAGAGTGGGCACAGTGTTACGATGAGATCAATAATCTCAATAAAAAAATAAAGTCAGTTGATGTTGAAAGATTTCTTTTTGGATTAAAGAAATTACTTGTTTCAGAATTAAGTTGCCAAGTATATAAGTAAATTTTTTTTATGTTTGAATTTACTTTAATCAACAAAGCTGTTCTCCTTTTAGTCAATACTATTGGCCTTGGGATGGCTTTTTGGATTTATTTTACTAATCGGAAAGCAAGGATTAATCAACTATTCTTTTTAATGACAATTTTTGCTCTCCTATGGATTACTTTAGTGTACTTTGCGAGTATTTCAACTAACTCATATCAAGCTATTATTTTATCGAGATTATCTTTCGTGCCAGTATATTTATGTTTGGGTAGTATGTACTTTTTTACAATTTTTTTTCCAAGGAAAGAAAAAAGATCTCTTTTTTTAGATGTAATTGTTTTAGCTGGGCTAATTGGTCTTTCCTTTATTACAGTTTTTACTAACCTCCACGTTAAAAATGTTGTGTTTAAGGCATGGGGAGTTTCTCCTGTGTTAGGAGAAGGAAATATTCTCGTATATTCAACAATATTCTTGATAATCGTTTTATTTTCGGGAATACTTTTTCAAAAATATTTTAGGCTCTCAACAGAAGAAAAATTTAGGACTCAATATTTCTTCTTTGGCTTCTTTATTTTTGTTATAATGAACCTTATTTTTAATGTATTTTTAGCTTCGAAATATACAGATTTTCCTTATTATCTTTTTGGTAACTATTCTGTAATTTTTCTCCTAGGCTTTACTGCATATGCTATCGTGACCAGAGAACTTTTTGGTATCCGCGTAATTTTAACGCAAGCATTAGTAGGAATAATCGCTGTTTTACTTTTGGCGCAGGCAGTAACTGCGACCGAATGGTTAGAGTTTTCCTGGAAATTCGCTCTGTTTTTGTTATTCATAGTATTCGGTTATTTCTTGATTCAGAGTGTTATTCGAGAAATCCAGCGGAGGGCGGAGTTGCAGAAGCTTTATGAACAGGTTGATAAATTATCGCGGGCGAAATCCGAGTTTATTTCCATTGCCTCCCATCAATTAAGAACACCTTTAACCGCTATTAAGGGTTATATTTCAATGCTGATTGAAGGAACTTATGGTAAATTGACAGGGAGAACCATTCCTCCTATGGAAAAAGTTTATCAGAGCAATGAAAGATTAATCAAATTAGTCAATGATTTGTTGCATGTCTCAAGGATTGAAAGCGGAACATTGAGAATAGACCTTCAGAAAATCTCGCTGGAGGACATAATTTCTTCGGTTGTAGATGAATTAAAAATTAGGGCTGACGAAAGAAAAATTTATCTGAAATGGGAAAAACCTTCAAAACCCTTGCCTGAGATTACGGTGGATGCAGATAAATTCAGGCAGGTTATTTTAAATATCATTGATAATTGCATAAAATATACAGAAAAAGGCGGAATAACGGTAGAAACTGAACAGAAAAAATCTTCTGTGAAACTTCCTCAGGGTTCAATTCTCACTGTGATTAAAGATACCGGAGAAGGAATGACCGAAGAGGAGATAGAAAAGATGTTTGAGAGTTTTTCTCGCGGCAAGGCTGGAGCAAAACACTGGACTGCCGGAACAGGCCTTGGCCTCTATATCGCCAGGAAATTCACTGAAGTCCATGGCGGCCGAGTTTGGGCTGAGTCTCCAGGCGAAGGCAAGGGCTCAACCTTTTATATTGAACTGCCGGTGAAATAAACAAGTAAATATTTTCAAACAAAAAGGAGCGGCCGAAGGCCGCTCTTTAGTTAGTGTTGAATTGGTTGCCAAGCCGGTCTGCTTCCCGACTCGACAATATTCCTTAAATCGGTGCCGTCAATGTTAACCGCATAAAGCGGGGGATTACCCGAGAAAACAAGAGAGGTTCCATCTGGAGAGATATCTATGCCATTGTAGCCGGAAAATTTGGATATAAGTTTAGGTTCTTTTCTTTCTTCCAATAACCAGAGGCCAGAACTGCTGAGAGTAGGTTCTACTTCAACGATAGATGAAGTAAGTCTCCAGCAATCCTCTGGAAAAGAGAGAATTACCTTTGCACTCTCTTTGGTCCAATACACATCCATTAATTTTGGTAATATGCCCCCACACCATCTTGGCTCATAAGATATGTCGAGTATGGTTTGAGAGGATTTTGAACCGAGATCGAAAAGCTCATAAGTAAGCTTACCTAATCCTTGTCTGACGAGAACGCGAGCTAATCCTATTTTCTGACCATCTGGTGACCAACTCAGAAAGATAGGATTTGCTACTGCCCCGAGTGTATTTGACCAAATTAATTCTTTTTCGAGAGCGTCAATATTCATCATCCAAACAGCGGTACCTCTCATTCCTGTTTGGATATCAATGAAGTTATCATCGATATAAGCTATTTTTTTGCCATCCGGGCTCCAGATCAATGCATTGACTTCAAGTGAGACTCCCAGCTCTAATCTTTGATATGTCTGCTGAATTGGAAGAGTCTTTGAAGAACTGTTCTCAAGATCAAAGATTGCGAGACTCAGGTTGGAAAATTCACCCTCCCAATAGAGGAACTGCTTTCCATCTGGAGATAGTTCCATAAAAGGTTCCTGTTTTATCTGTGTTTCTTCGCCTGTTTTAATATTAATAAGAAACACTCCTTCTGAATCCATGCCACCGCGATTGTAGAGAATTCGTTTACCATCCGGTAGCCATTCAAATGTCATAACTGATCCAGTAAGGAGTTTTCTCTGCCCAGTGCCGTCACTATTTATAAGATACAAATTTGAATCCTGGCCAATATAAGCAATTCTTTCACCTGAAACTTTTGGCAGCAGGGCATTATCTGAGACATAGCTTTCACCTTCGATTGGAACACCATCCGGCGTTTTAGCTAAAACATCAGCATCAGAAAAAGAAATCTGGATAGATTGGGTATACCAATGCCATTTATCTTGAGGAGTTTCCTGGACTTGGAAATGCAAATGGGCACCACAGACATAGCCTGTACTATCAGCTCGGGCAATTTCTTGCCCTTGTTCAATTAATTCACCTTCCTTAACTGTTACTGAGTTGTACTGGAGATGAAGGTAAAGAGCAGACGTTCCATCGCCGTGATCAATAATTACATAATTAACATGACCGATGGAACTTTCATCACAGCCTCCTGTATTTGAATTATCCTTGACAGCGAAAACTGTACCTGCTCGACTGGCGACCATGGGGTCTCCATCCGTTAGAGTAAAATCAAAGGCATATATTCCATATCCTCTGAAATGCTGTTTACCATGAGAAAAAGAGCCGAAATTTCCTTGACGTACTGTATATTCCTTTCCCGCCGGATAAGGAAGTTTGTGAGGACTTTCTTGGGCAAAGCTTAGAGTTGAGCTGGTGAAAAAGAAATGAAGTACTATCACTACTGCTAGCGTTAATTCTCGGATCACCTTCCTTACCTCCTCTTTTAATCTTTTGTACAGAACATCTGATAGAATTCTTTATTTTTCTGTGAAATCAGAGTATCAGGTACTAAAAGAAGCCATTGGCAGAATCTTTCATCACCCTCCCAAGCTATCTCCCAGGCTTGATTCATTCTTCGAAACAGAAAAGCCACACCTTCAGTGCCTATATATTCCCGCGTGCTTTCGAAACGAGCTGCGGTTCCGATGACTGCCCATTCTTCTGTCATATTCAACTGTTCAATGCTCACAAATTGACCCTTCTCTTTAAGGGCGTTGCCCATTGAAATGAAATCCTCATTATTATAAATTGCTTCTTTAATTTCTTTTTCCACTTCAGGATCAATTTTCCCCGCAGGTACATTCCAGATAATTCCGGGTGGGGGAGTGATTTCTTCTTCAGCAGGCGTTACTTCAGGAGCATTAATTTCTTCAGAAATTTCTTCTTTTTCCGGCCAGGCGAAAAAGATGGCCAGGCCAACAACTATCAAAATAGTAACTATCGCTGGAATCCAGATTTTTGGTGAAATTTTCCTCATCATTTTCTTATTCTACCTCCTTTCAGGGTTTCGAACAATCCATATTCAGTTTTTGAAGAGCTGATTTATTTATAACTTGTTCGCCAGTATTTGTAAACGAAAGAAGCTTTCAAATAAAGAAAAATCTATTACAA
This region includes:
- a CDS encoding sensor histidine kinase, with protein sequence MFEFTLINKAVLLLVNTIGLGMAFWIYFTNRKARINQLFFLMTIFALLWITLVYFASISTNSYQAIILSRLSFVPVYLCLGSMYFFTIFFPRKEKRSLFLDVIVLAGLIGLSFITVFTNLHVKNVVFKAWGVSPVLGEGNILVYSTIFLIIVLFSGILFQKYFRLSTEEKFRTQYFFFGFFIFVIMNLIFNVFLASKYTDFPYYLFGNYSVIFLLGFTAYAIVTRELFGIRVILTQALVGIIAVLLLAQAVTATEWLEFSWKFALFLLFIVFGYFLIQSVIREIQRRAELQKLYEQVDKLSRAKSEFISIASHQLRTPLTAIKGYISMLIEGTYGKLTGRTIPPMEKVYQSNERLIKLVNDLLHVSRIESGTLRIDLQKISLEDIISSVVDELKIRADERKIYLKWEKPSKPLPEITVDADKFRQVILNIIDNCIKYTEKGGITVETEQKKSSVKLPQGSILTVIKDTGEGMTEEEIEKMFESFSRGKAGAKHWTAGTGLGLYIARKFTEVHGGRVWAESPGEGKGSTFYIELPVK
- a CDS encoding S-adenosylmethionine synthetase, whose protein sequence is MDRCKVEIVERKGIGHPDCLADGVAEAISAEYSRYCLDQFGAVLHHNVDKIAFIGGEASVGFGEGEMITPVKLILNGRMSVSFGGKTIDYVEIQKKAAKEYLQSVLPHFNVEEWLGFITLTNSFSHLSTWFKPMSLDDIPDYKKPHANDTACCVGYWPLSLTETLVLELENFFYSETGEPHFNFIGQDIKIMATRRGRRIDVTMCIPFISLETPNLNFYKEQLTEIKTMLLDKSREVLGDEYEASLEINTADNLIEGDYYLLLSGTALEGGEEGAVGRGNRINGLIPCMRPYTMESPFGKNPNYHVGKVYGYLANQAAKAIAEELECECCVYIVTVNGDSLKPPRHLIVDLDQPRDSSAVNRILEREILEADYLSALVRKQAISPRLRRR
- a CDS encoding HIT family protein is translated as MRCLFCNIIKGQKEAFKVWENRDFILFLDVKPINPGHVILITKKYIRDVFSVPEPLYGRMFQTVKRIARVLKKLTSAKRIGLAIEGFGAPHVHIHLVPVNKGNELNPLRARKVAEKKLRSMQSEFASRFKRLK
- the aroE gene encoding shikimate dehydrogenase, which gives rise to MYYSALLGKPVDHSISPALFEMLAETASLEYAHLKIEVESLSELKTSLSSLNNLKFRGVNITLPYKISVIKYLDKIDGAARKIGAVNTVVFKNNKFIGHNTDAKGAILAIEKKLKKVGGNDKIVVLGAGGAARAIIYKLYKRCKNITILNINIKQANKVSDDISVKSNKKINAVKLNNENIEKFLRKSNIIINATPVGMFPKSNEEIVNQKIFNKIGDLKGKYFFDAIFNPYKTKFLLDAEKKGGKVCSGLDMMIYQAISAFKLWVGHDLKKVNIKLIEKRLIKILQKF